The segment CAAACTCGTGaaatcaccaacattatgttgacgttttcaaaatcatATGTATTCCTTAGAAATCAAGAGAAGGAAGCTACATATCCAGAATTCAAGATGTGAAGTGGACATTACCTATATAGTAGTATTATATTATGTAGCATGATGTTTGAGGCATGAGGTATGGTAAACTTTAAATACTATTGTAATCATTTACAAAAGTTATACAATCAGtaattttgttataatatttttgtaCCGTTCAATGTATGTTCTACATCAAGAATACGTTCACAATCAATAACATGTAAACACATCATACTAGGGTATGAAATTGCCTGAGGTATAACACCCAATATAGGGGAACCATCTATACTATTGTTGAGAAATGTCTCCATGATCCAAATCTACGAAATTAAGATGTAAAACAACTTCCAACATAATAATTTTTCAATACTTATTTCTTAAAAACTATTATGTAAGATAGTCGAGATACCTTAAATGTATACACAAATCCATGCACAATATGTGTATATCTACTGTTGACTCTTGGCTCAATGGGGTTCAAATGCCCCTCAATCTTATCGAAGACGGTACACAACTGTTTGTAAGTGAAACCCCATATCACTTTACCCCATGGGTACCGTGTCAACAGTTACACTTAATAAGTATATGTATCATTTGatgtaatataaaaaaatataagtaaCTATATACCTGTTAAACACGTTTAAATTAGAGATGAGTGCAAGAATTTCTTCAGTAACTGGTTGTCGAGTGTATTTCCCACAAAATCCATGCTCTAGCATATACAATAGGGATACTCTCATGACTTCTATGTCATTTAATTGATGAAATAAGTCATTGAACACATGCACAACCCCAACCATTCTCACTGAGCGTGAAAGCAAGCCAAATGGAAAATATACGTTGTTTAAACTGTGCAACACATGAACTAGGGCGAAAATGTCCCCGAACCCCAAGATGGTAATAAAACAGAAAGTTCTGTCGAAGCAAACCCAATAATTGTGTACCGAAATAGAAGCTCCTGCAGGTCAACTAGAGGAAAAAGTAGTATATTGCTTGCATATAAGATATTGACAAAGTAAAGGGTGACATTTGACACCCATCAACATGTTAACATAATCACCAAAACAGGATGACCTAGCACATGGCCGCACAAAGTGGTATGTGTTGTAACCGGGCCATGATTTTCCGTCTGAGTTCAGGTCAACAGGTTGTAGTCACAACCGCTTCATATGTTCTGACATGCTACAGTCAAAAGAATCATTAATTGGGCATTTGTTGTATGTTCCAGACTTAAATATATGTTTTGGAGGACATTCCAAAACACAATTCCATATCAGCACATTCCAGAACCAAATTCTGGATCAACATTCTGGACATGTTCTACGCATTTTGGACTTGTTCCACGTATTCCGAACGTGTTCCGCACAAGTCAGAATATTTTTGAGATTTGTTGATCTAGTGTACATATATAACCATATCTAATACTATAATACTCTAAAAACCACTAAAAACCGGAGGAAAACAAACAATATCTATATAACACCATATAATACTTATTAACATATAACCTAAATTAAAGACATAAAATTATAAAGATTATCCAAACTTACATATAAAAGACCGTACTCTTCATTCCCAGAAGAAGACATTGTTTCAATTAGATTGGTGTCCGAAATGTTGTCCGAAATAATATCCGAAATAAGTGAGTTCATAATAGGTTCAAAATGCAATTTATAGGGGACCACATTACCGTGTCAGATCCTATACACATTTACTGAATACGAAATTTGGGTCCGAAATGAATTATTTCGGATATAGTGGTCATTTtacataaataaaagttttatagTTATTTTCTTGTAAATTGCATTATAAATGGTTAAATCGCTCAACTTCCCTTAAGAATATTAGTCCTTTTCAAAATACACCTAAGCAatcgataaataaataaaatatcactTGAATTTAACCCAAATTCACATGCAAGGATATGTTTCAATCTTCATGAGAGTAGTCAATGCTTAGAAATGAGGACCATCGGCCAACACATTGTCGAAAACCACATCTATAAGTAAAGtgtcaccatatatatatatatatatatatatatatatatatatatatatatatatatatatatatatatatatatatatatatatatatgagagggTTAATACGAAAATACAAATAATTTGTGAAAATGCGAAAACAAAAAAACGAATGATATTGTGTCACCTCAAcattatattttggaaaatacTTCATCCAAACTTTGAAATAGATGATGATAATCAATGATAGATGAGAAATTATTTCATATTAGCAAATtatgatttttaacatttttattatgaaaacatgaatttaaaaatgattaaggacgtgtaaaaaaataattattaaaattgtctttaaatctatattaccaTAACACCATCCCATTAtaaacttattatctttaatttatttctaataaattatttttttatatggcTATGTTATCTAACTATCTATTTTGTGCATGTAGGATTAATTGTGGatcaatcattttaattattttaagaaaataattaataaattgagAAAGAGAACCAATGAATTTTTAGATACATGTAATTTTGACATCAAATTTGATATgcatattatatataaatatgaatatacaagagatttgcaaaaaataaataaattgtatgCATGTATATACTTATATTTTTTACATATGCATATGCAAAAACAAATATACATAtgcattaaaaatatttttttaaattcaaagaataaatagtatatatatatatatatatatatatatatatatatatatatatatatatatatatatatatatatatatatatatgcatatttaaaaaatatacatACGCACAtgcacatatttttttttatcattttttttgcaAATCTTTTAGATATGGATATGTACATGCACATTAAATAAAAAGTTGATCGCTTCATTCCCTTAAATATGATTCACCATTAAATTTTTTTCTCTCTCTGTCTCTGTCTAGCGGTGAAAAAGATCGGATGCATGTTCACCACAGACCGTCACGGCATCACAATCCACCTGAGCTTGACATAGTGTGCAATAAAACCACACTCTTCGGTCTAAAATCACCTATCAAAGACATATGTAATGATAGGTAATAACGTACTGTATTTTCAAACTAAGATTTAACATGTGTTTAAACTTTTTGGGTATTGTTGATAATTTAGCATTTTAAtaaatactaggtgtgagacccgtgtattacacgggtttataaaaaatctttaatataaaattataaaccttatatattttttaaagtaataattttacataaatataaagaatataataaattaagtaagTAATAAAGGTTGTAGAACatttattatgaaatttaatagaatgatctactttacatatataaatctcattaaaatgtggattttaaatttaagaaaaatgaaaattttaagaaaatgacaagtggaaaagaaataattcaaaaactcttagaaaatgacatgtgtcaaattcaataagaacatgacatttggcaaaattgattttcatttattaggttaagatttagatgtctatttttagtttagttttctAATTTAATCAACTAAAGAATTAATACcgtataaacatataaaataaaataagatgtTAGAATCAAACATGCATATGACCTTTAAAGAGTGCAACACATTAGTCTTGTGAATAAGTAGCAAACAATCTTATCCTATATCCTATGTCGACAAGTTTTAGATATTTCTGAACCAATTTCAAGTTTGTCCTTAACGACTGGACATATGTGTGTTTTCATTATCTTAGAATTTGGAATAGAAAGGGCCAAAGGGGtttcatatataataattaaaatttatttaaaactTATAGAATTCCATTTTATTAGTATATTCACATGAATATAACAATAACAATGAATCAATGATTAATATTATATCATCTGTTTGAGTTGTTGAATCTCTTATGAACTTGACTATTGTTACAATGACCGAGGTCTCGGTCGTTAAAGAACGAATGGAAGTCAAGAGGCAATGACCTAAGAGTGAAAATATTGGGGTCCTGACCCGTTTGCAATTTAAGGGTAGAAATCAAATACCTTATAAATTTACAATCCAAAATATCTATTGATCACCTCCAGATTCCAGAATATAGATTTTGATGTAATTGTAAGTTtcattatataattaataaattttttttaaagaaatttgtaaaacaaaatgttttaaaattgttttgGGAGTTATAAATTTGTGTTCGTCGCTCGCTCACTTGACTATTCCTTCTCACCGACGTCGTCTATTTCTTTTCGCCGCCGGCCACCGTAAAGCTTTAAAACGTCACCAAACAAAAAAAGATGCTAACtctaacacacactctcttctCCTCCGCCACTTCCACCTCCTCATTCCCAACCCTTCACTGTCGCCTCAAACCCCACGTTCACTCTCTCAATTCTCATCGCTCTGCCCATCTCCCTACTCCTACTTCTCTCCAGCTCTTTAACCCTCTCAGGTTCGTCATGTTTTACTTTCATGTTCATTTGTGTAAACAGTTATTACGTTGATTGACCTTGATTTGATTAGTCTATGGTTAAATTGAGGAATGTTTGTTATTTTGGTGATCATGATTTATTAAAATTTGTGGATTTCGCAGAACTGCTGTGGAAAATAGAGGTAATTTGGGGATGAAGCAGAAATGGAAACGAGGGTTTGGCCCTGTTTGCTATTCTCCTCCTGTTACCACGAGTAACCTTCAATGGATCTGCACAATATCTGCTGCGTAAGCTATGCTCCCTCTTCTCTTTGCCTCTCATCGACGTAgtgaattcgttaattcattaAAGCTGTTACACattttgacttttaaaagttTTAGGTCAAAGATAGTACTTTCGAGACTACACAATTGATTTGATTTACATATACCCCAtaaaaatctattatttaatcaaaacaTTATTTTACTAAATTAGATATATAATGCAATAGAAGCAGATTAAATAAAACAACCATCAAAATCTGACAAAATCGAATTCATGCAACAACTAGGGCTGATGTTTGAATGTATTATACAACGAAATATAAAAGCAAGATGCTATACAATACACAATTAACTATTATACAAGAATATTATTTTTACCAAAAGGATTAATCAATTTCTCTACAGGGTTTTGATGTTTGCAAAAGGCACAGCAATTCAAAAATCATTTATTGTTCCTTTTTTTGCTCTACAAGCACCTGCAAGTCTTACATCCTGGATCAAGTAAGCTCGTTGTAGTCTTAACAATTTTATAAAACTATGTGTCTTGTGAAATGTTGCAATTTTCATAGGATACATAATCACtttctatatttttttgtttcaaatttaattagtttcctatTTGTTTTGCAATTTGCTTGCAGGGGCGAATATGGGATTTTAACAGCATTCTTGGCACTTTTAGTTCGCCTTTTCTTCAGTATACCTGGTATATCTACCACTCTACAAATAGATTTCATTGGATTGtgagacaaaaaaaaaacaaacaatttgaATGCATAGTACATATCAAATATGGAATCTCTTATATCCTTCATAGTTTTTACAAATTTGACCATATCGCCATTCATTTTAGATGAAAccattttattgttttttaatttaaatacttTTTTTTATCAGGGAAAAATATAGAGAAATATAAACGTACTTTCACCATTTTTATGGATTTAGCCACGGAAATATTATTCTCTATCAACTTAGCCACCCAACTATTATATAATAACTATCAGAAGAATAATTGTTTAGTGACTAAATCCATAAAATGGTGAAAATACACTGTgcatttaagtattttgtccttTTTCAAAATTGGGTAACctagaaaaatgttttttttttttacaaatggtAAAAAAAGTATAATGATGAAATGACAATACTTTTCACTTTATTTTAATTCAATTTAGGAAACATAGGAAACCACACCATGTCATTACCTAAACATACCTAACAAGGTTACTTTATtccatttattatttttaattctgTTGTCTTGTCTCTTCTTATAGGTGAACTTGAATTGCCATTTATAGCATTGCTAATGGTAATTGTGTTTCCTTTCCAACTTGCAAACTTAAGGTAATACATCacatcaataattttttttttctattttcttttcttcctttcctCTTT is part of the Lactuca sativa cultivar Salinas chromosome 7, Lsat_Salinas_v11, whole genome shotgun sequence genome and harbors:
- the LOC111906593 gene encoding cold-regulated 413 inner membrane protein 2, chloroplastic yields the protein MLTLTHTLFSSATSTSSFPTLHCRLKPHVHSLNSHRSAHLPTPTSLQLFNPLRTAVENRGNLGMKQKWKRGFGPVCYSPPVTTSNLQWICTISAAVLMFAKGTAIQKSFIVPFFALQAPASLTSWIKGEYGILTAFLALLVRLFFSIPGELELPFIALLMVIVFPFQLANLRGRQEGVALSLIIAAFLAFQHFTRLGNLRGAFDQGSIIATLAILSIVAVPIMLLI